The following are encoded together in the Culex pipiens pallens isolate TS chromosome 1, TS_CPP_V2, whole genome shotgun sequence genome:
- the LOC120430166 gene encoding 60S acidic ribosomal protein P2-like, translated as MSVAQVSKCRSVGLEADSTRINKEVIVLKGKSVEKLIASGREKLSSGGAVPTAATEEKKADKKMEGSGFEDDMGCGLFEQGNIPRDHIPGWLLAVTLAFLPPKTVRRR; from the coding sequence ATGTCGGTTGCGCAGGTTTCGAAATGCCGCTCAGTCGGTCTCGAGGCTGACTCAACCCGCATCAACAAGGAGGTCATCGTGCTGAAGGGCAAGTCCGTCGAGAAACTGATCGCTTCCGGCCGCGAGAAGCTGTCATCCGGTGGTGCTGTGCCCACCGCTGCCACCGAGGAGAAGAAAGCGGATAAAAAGATGGAAGGGTCCGGATTCGAGGACGACATGGGCTGCGGTTTGTTTGAACAAGGGAATATTCCCCGTGACCACATCCCCGGATGGCTGCTGGCGGTTACACTGGCGTTTTTGCCCCCGAAGACGGTACGACGGCGCTAA
- the LOC128093620 gene encoding AT-rich interactive domain-containing protein 2-like, with protein MGGWNVDSHWLYCVVVARDWWLKVNSHEDWGEIIEEMALPKCCVHNEIALKKINFRFLDKYAKVYFHDGPPTKRRTTKSYIIGGGQRRCCTRCRRFTAPQLPAHKHSRRDGAASAE; from the exons atgGGAGGTtggaatgtggattcgcactGGTTGTATTGtgtggtggtggcccgggattggtgGTTGAAGGTCAATTCGCATGAGGACTGGGgcgagatcatcgaggagatggcgctgccgaagTGTTGCGTGCacaacgagattgcgttgaagaagattaacttccggtttttggacaagtacgcaaaagtttattttcacgatgggcctccgacgaagaggaggacgacgaaaagctacataatcggaggtggtcagcgcagatgttgcactcggtgccggcggtttacagcaccg caacttcccgcccacaaacactcacgtcgcgacggcgcagcttcagccgaatga